A region from the Eptesicus fuscus isolate TK198812 chromosome 1, DD_ASM_mEF_20220401, whole genome shotgun sequence genome encodes:
- the LOC129148601 gene encoding H(+)/Cl(-) exchange transporter 5-like, with protein MAMWQVGTSRKSLNRMSADILALLLDLGRKASNFSPLRAMDNRGFQQGCFNSFQSSSSDEDLVDIPGTAMNFSLRDDVPPLDGEIEGIIIADDKLSF; from the exons TTGGGACTTCCAGGAAGAGCCTGAATAGGATGAGTGCAGACATCCTTGCCTTGCTCCTTGATCTTGGCAGGAAAGCATCTAAtttctcaccattaa GAGCCATGGATAATAGAGGCTTTCAGCAGGGGTGTTTCAATAGCTTCCAGAGCAGCTCCAGTGATGAGGACTTGGTGGACATACCCGGGACAGCTATGAATTTCTCCCTCAGAGATGATGTTCCTCCCTTAGATGGAGAAATAGAAGGTATCATTATTGCTGATGacaagttatctttttaa